A single region of the Brienomyrus brachyistius isolate T26 chromosome 10, BBRACH_0.4, whole genome shotgun sequence genome encodes:
- the LOC125750753 gene encoding interleukin-17B-like, which translates to MVSVCIHRVFFALLIYTMVVLEAQTESRGGRKDAKRSRRRHGRIKDKIASSLLQNITSQNSSPDPIMAGVDGGSRSPIREEDFEKSIEEMVAQVKNNSALSKNKCVVDRQLWMSNTRSLSPWSYRINHDENRIPVDIPEAKCSCAGCINPFTMQEDRTMSSVLIYTKIPVRRRLCDRLSAKHRKKKKCLSQYKTVVESIAVGCTCIV; encoded by the exons atgGTTAGTGTTTGCATACACCGG GTGTTTTTTGCATTACTGATTTATACCATGGTTGTCCTCGAGGCTCAGACAGAATCCAGAGGTGGGCGAAAGGACGCGAAGCGCTCGCGACGGAGACACGGCCGGATAAAAGACAAAATTGCGTCTTCCCTGTTACAAAATATCACCAGCCAAAACAGTTCGCCCGATCCCATCATGGCAGGTGTGGACGGTGGCTCGAGGTCGCCGATTCGGGAAGAGGACTTCGAGAAGAGCATCGAAGAGATGGTTGCACAAGTGAAAAATAACTCGGCACTGTCTAAGAACAAGTGCGTGGTGGACCGACAGCTATGGATGTCCAACACTCGAAGCCTTTCCCCCTGGTCTTacag AATCAACCACGACGAGAACCGCATTCCAGTGGATATACCAGAAGCCAAATGCTCTTGCGCCGGCTGCATCAACCCTTTCACAATGCAAGAAGACCGCACCATGAGCAGCGTCCTGATCTACACGAAGATCCCGGTGCGCCGGCGACTGTGTGACCGGCTTTCCGCGAAGCACCGGAAGAAAAAGAAGTGCCTTTCGCAGTATAAGACTGTTGTGGAAAGCATCGCCGTAGGTTGCACTTGTATAGTGTGA